Proteins encoded in a region of the Zea mays cultivar B73 chromosome 2, Zm-B73-REFERENCE-NAM-5.0, whole genome shotgun sequence genome:
- the LOC100193829 gene encoding actin depolymerizing factor produces the protein MANKRQRDARKRFREANPDLFPPQTAPSADGTKNKSKKKKNKSMFKKANKGGTGRFKHPLRVPGMRPGERCFICKSTDHVAKACPEKALWDKKKICLLCRERGHSLKNCPDKSEGNLMKFCYNCGESGHSLSKCPKPIENGGTNFASCFICNQQGHLSKNCPENKHGIYPKGGCCKVCGEVTHLARHCPNKGRQDLISSRDDDVNMEEHSQECPAVHHGGDDLEDDFVNEEEPKPAKSKKAKQSGSRPATGTGNDVKSASAKTKAKQAPKVVKFFG, from the exons ATGGCTAACAAGCGTCAGCGGGATGCGCGGAAGCGCTTCCGGGAGGCGAACCCAGACCTATTCCCTCCGCAAACCGCCCCTTCTGCCGACGGAACCAAGAACaagagcaagaagaagaagaataagAGCATGTTCAAGAAGGCCAATAAGGGCGGCACGGGAAGGTTTAAGCACCCGCTACGGGTTCCCGGGATGCGGCCCGGGGAACGCTGCTTCATCTGCAAGTCCACCGACCACGTCGCCAAGGCTTGCCCCGAGAAGGCCCTCTGGGACAAGAAAAAG ATTTGCTTGCTTTGCAGGGAGCGGGGTCATAGTCTGAAGAACTGTCCTGACAAAAGCGAGGGAAATTTGATGAAATTTTGCTATAACTGTGGTGAATCTGGACACTCTCTTTCCAAGTGCCCCAAGCCCATTGAGAATG GGGGTACGAATTTTGCAAGCTGTTTTATCTGCAATCAGCAAGGGCATTTGAgcaagaactgccctgaaaacaAACATGGCATCTATCCAAAG GGTGGTTGTTGTAAGGTATGTGGCGAAGTTACCCACTTGGCCAGACATTGTCCGAATAAAGGGAGACAAGATTTGATATCCTCCAGAGATGATG ATGTCAACATGGAAGAGCACAGTCAGGAATGTCCTGCGGTTCACCATGGTGGAGATGACCTAGAAGATGATTTCGTTAATGAAGAAGAACCAAAACCCGCCAAATCAAAGAAGGCAAAGCAATCAGGTTCAAGACCAGCCACAGGGACGGGAAATGACGTGAAGAGCGCCAGTGCCAAGACAAAAGCGAAACAAGCTCCTAAAGTTGTAAAATTCTTTGGTTAA
- the LOC100285352 gene encoding Actin-depolymerizing factor 6 → MANSASGMAVSDECKLKFQELKSKRSFRFITFKINEQTQQVVVDRLGQPGDTYDDFTGSMPESECRYAVFDFDFTTDENCQKSKILFISWSPDTSRVRSKMLYASSKDRFKRELEGIQLELQATDPSEMSMDIVRARAL, encoded by the exons ATG GCGAACTCGGCGTCGGGGATGGCCGTGAGCGACGAGTGCAAGCTCAAGTTCCAGGAGCTCAAGTCGAAGCGAAGCTTCCGGTTCATCACGTTCAAGATCAACGAGCAGACGCAGCAGGTGGTGGTGGACAGGCTGGGGCAGCCGGGCGACACCTACGACGACTTCACCGGCTCCATGCCCGAGAGCGAGTGCCGCTACGCCGTCTTCGACTTCGACTTCACCACCGACGAGAACTGCCAGAAGAGCAAGATCTTGTTCATCTCCTG GTCCCCGGACACCTCGAGGGTCAGGAGCAAGATGCTGTACGCGAGCTCCAAGGACCGGTTCAAGAGGGAGCTGGAGGGCATCCAGCTGGAGCTGCAGGCCACCGACCCCAGCGAGATGAGCATGGACATTGTCAGGGCGCGAGCTCTCTGA